One Aspergillus oryzae RIB40 DNA, chromosome 2 genomic window carries:
- the kgd1 gene encoding alpha-ketoglutarate dehydrogenase KGD1 (2-oxoglutarate dehydrogenase, E1 subunit) — protein sequence MLPRMPSVAQARLILQSTSGDHHITSRSNKTVLKDPNDSFLSGNTANYIDEMYLAWKKDPSSVHISWQTYFKNMEDGNMPVSQAFQPPPTIVPTPTGGVPQTMPGAGLSMAAGTDVTNHLKVQLLVRAYQARGHHKAKIDPLGIRGEAEAFGYNKPKELELDHYGFTERDLDEEFTLGPGILPRFATESRKKMTLREIIATCESIYCGSYGVEYIHIPDRKPCDWIRDRFEIPEPYKYSVDDKRRILDRLIWSHSFESFLATKFPNDKRFGLEGCESLVPGMKALIDRSVDYGIKDIVIGMPHRGRLNVLSNVVRKPNESIFSEFAGSAEPSDEGSGDVKYHLGMNFERPTPSGKRVQLSLVANPSHLEAEDPVVLGKTRSIQHYNKDEKNFDSAMGVLLHGDAAFAGQGVVYETMGFHSLPAYSTGGTIHIIVNNQIGFTTDPRYSRSTPYCSDIAKSIDAPVFHVNGDDVEAVNYVCQVAADWRAEFKSDVVIDIVCYRKQGHNETDQPSFTQPLMYKRIAAQKNQLDKYVEKLITEGTFTKEDIDEHKKWVWGMLNDSFDRSKDYQPTGKEWLTSAWNGFKTPKELATEVLPHLPTGVEGPLLKHVADKVSGAPDGFTLHRNLKRILSNRKKAVDEGKNIDWATAEALAFGSLVSEGYHVRVSGQDVERGTFSQRHAVLHDQENENTYTPLQHISEDQGSFVISNSSLSEFGALGFEYGYSLTSPNALVMWEAQFGDFANNAQCIIDQFIASGESKWLQRSGLVVSLPHGYDGQGPEHSSGRMERWLQLCNEEPRIFPSQDKLDRQHQDCNMQIAYMTEPANLFHILRRQIHRQFRKPLVIFFSKALLRHPIARSDIEDFSGDSHFRCIIPDPAHGSAIDEPEKIERVILCSGQVYASLLKHREANGIRNTAITRIEQLHPFPWAQLKENLDSYPNARNIVWAQEEPLNAGAWSYTQPRIETLLNETEHHNRRHVLYAGRSPSASVATGLKGVHLKEEQEFLEEAFSVHQERLKGE from the exons ATGCTCCCCCGGATGCCTTCGGTGGCACAAGCGCGACTGATTCTCCAATCGACAAGTGGGGACCACCACATAACCTCTCGCAGCAACAAAACAGTATTGAAG GATCCCAATGATTCCTTCCTCTCGGGCAACACTGCAAACTATATCGACGAGATGTACCTGGCGTGGAAGAAGGACCCGTCAAGCGTCCACATCTCGTGGCAGACCTACTTCAAAAACATGGAGGACGGTAACATGCCTGTCTCACAGGCCTTCCAACCACCCCCGACAATTGTCCCTACCCCGACCGGTGGTGTTCCCCAAACCATGCCTGGCGCTGGTCTGTCCATGGCTGCCGGTACCGACGTCACGAATCACTTGAAGGTTCAGCTACTCGTTCGCGCCTACCAGGCACGTGGTCACCACAAGGCTAAGATCGACCCTCTGGGTATCCGTGGCGAGGCTGAGGCCTTTGGCTACAACAAGCCTAAGGAACTCGAGCTTGATCATTATGGATTTACCGAGCGTGATCTGGATGAGGAGTTCACCCTTGGACCCGGTATTCTGCCGCGTTTCGCTACCGAGAGCCGCAAGAAGATGACCTTGCGCGAAATCATCGCCACCTGTGAGAGTATCTACTGTGGCTCTTACGGCGTTGAGTACATCCACATTCCTGATCGCAAGCCTTGTGACTGGATCCGTGATCGCTTCGAGATCCCCGAGCCTTACAAGTACTCTGTTGATGACAAGCGCCGCATTCTCGACCGTCTCATTTGGAGTCACAGCTTCGAATCCTTCCTTGCCACCAAATTCCCCAACGACAAGCGTTTCGGTCTCGAGGGCTGTGAATCGCTCGTCCCTGGTATGAAGGCCTTGATCGACCGCAGTGTTGACTACGGTATCAAGGACATTGTCATCGGTATGCCCCACCGTGGCCGTCTCAATGTCCTGTCCAACGTCGTCCGTAAGCCGAACGAGTCCATCTTCAGTGAGTTCGCTGGCTCCGCTGAGCCATCCGATGAAGGCTCTGGTGATGTCAAGTACCACTTGGGTATGAACTTCGAGCGCCCTACTCCCTCTGGTAAGCGTGTCCAATTGTCTCTGGTTGCCAACCCGTCCCACTTGGAAGCCGAAGACCCCGTCGTGCTCGGAAAGACCCGCTCTATCCAGCACTACaacaaggatgagaagaattTCGACTCTGCTATGGGAGTGTTGCTGCACGGTGATGCTGCATTTGCTGGCCAGGGTGTCGTGTACGAGACCATGGGCTTCCACTCCTTGCCTGCTTACTCCACTGGCGGTACCATTCACATCATCGTGAACAACCAGATTGGTTTCACTACCGATCCTCGTTATTCCCGTTCCACCCCCTACTGCTCGGACATCGCCAAGTCGATTGATGCCCCTGTCTTCCACGTCAACGGTGATGACGTCGAGGCCGTGAATTATGTCTGCCAGGTTGCCGCGGACTGGCGTGCGGAGTTCAAGAGCGATGTCGTCATTGACATTGTCTGCTACCGTAAGCAGGGTCACAACGAGACCGATCAGCCGTCTTTCACTCAGCCCTTGATGTACAAGCGTATTGCCGCTCAGAAGAATCAGCTTGACAAGTATGTCGAGAAGTTGATCACCGAGGGTACCTTCACTAAGGAGGACATCGATGAGCATAAGAAGTGGGTCTGGGGAATGCTTAACGACAGCTTTGACCGTAGCAAGGACTACCAGCCTACTGGCAAGGAATGGTTGACCTCCGCATGGAACGGATTCAAGACCCCCAAGGAGTTGGCCACCGAGGTTCTGCCTCACCTGCCCACTGGTGTTGAGGGCCCTCTTCTGAAGCACGTTGCTGACAAGGTTAGCGGTGCTCCGGATGGCTTTACTCTGCACCGTAACCTCAAGCGTATTTTGTCCAACCGCAAGAAGGCTGTGGATGAGGGCAAGAACATCGACTGGGCTACTGCCGAGGCTCTTGCTTTCGGCTCCCTCGTTTCGGAAGGCTACCATGTCCGTGTCTCCGGTCAGGATGTCGAGCGTGGTACTTTCTCCCAGCGCCATGCCGTTCTGCATGACCAGGAGAACGAGAACACTTATACCCCTCTGCAGCACATCTCCGAGGATCAGGGCAGCTTCGTCATCTCTAACTCCTCTCTGAGTGAATTTGGAGCCCTTGGATTCGAATACGGTTACTCCTTGACCTCCCCTAACGCCCTCGTTATGTGGGAAGCGCAGTTTGGTGACTTTGCCAACAACGCTCAGTGCATTATTGACCAGTTCATTGCCTCGGGAGAATCCAAGTGGTTGCAACGCTCCGGTCTTGTTGTCTCCCTGCCTCATGGTTACGATGGCCAGGGCCCAGAGCACTCCTCCGGCAGAATGGAGCGCTGGTTGCAGCTCTGTAACGAGGAACCTCGTATCTTCCCCTCTCAGGACAAGCTTGACCGCCAGCACCAAGACTGCAACATGCAGATTGCGTACATGACCGAACCCGCCAACCTGTTCCACATCCTGCGTCGTCAAATCCACCGCCAGTTCCGCAAGC CTCTTGTGATTTTCTTCTCGAAGGCACTCCTCCGTCATCCGATTGCCCGCTCTGATATTGAGGACTTCTCTGGCGACTCTCACTTCCGGTGTATCATCCCTGACCCCGCTCACGGCTCTGCCATTGATGAACCTGAGAAGATTGAGCGTGTCATCCTGTGCTCCGGACAAGTCTACGCTTCTCTGCTGAAGCACCGTGAGGCGAATGGCATCCGCAACACTGCTATCACTCGTATCGAGCAGCTCCACCCCTTCCCTTGGGCACAGCTCAAGGAGAACCTCGACAGCTACCCCAACGCCCGCAACATTGTCTGGGCTCAAGAAGAGCCTCTGAATGCGGGTGCCTGGAGCTACACCCAGCCTCGCATTGAGACTCTGCTGAACGAGACCGAGCACCACAACCGTCGCCATGTCCTCTACGCTGGTCGTTCCCCCAGTGCATCCGTGGCCACTGGTCTCAAGGGTGTTCAtctcaaggaagagcaggagTTCCTCGAGGAGGCCTTCTCTGTTCACCAGGAGCGGTTGAAGGGTGAGTAA